A single Drechmeria coniospora strain ARSEF 6962 chromosome 03, whole genome shotgun sequence DNA region contains:
- a CDS encoding glycosyltransferase family 90 protein, with translation MTLSTCILALGTSMSMNQSLSSTYLCFDPIDSRPRTVLLQILAVILDCIIVSILWRILTWSRTARLMLRTLGNTLLMSSLLIASMWVGGAFLGSTQSFGVPYDGSHYLFDVLVDASSFAIWVISTSFWVCETSPGTAISVVTILTGTWSATVNVLGFGDWLHQSRMDSLLPLWLVALGAVFFAYSHELRHVIFIQRAFLGILLVILLAVTAIITLNRGVQVFEQRHPISELIYEAQTKHERWLVKATTSSTLSAAVSVYEERHSGRSPPPNFAEWYQFASSSTIIIDEFGQVDKDLAPFWAFSPSELRRRADIMASLPGIATIAVHDGLVEIRGDGDERENSDLVELAEMIRKFSSHLPDMVLPINLGSNPRILPSWREFRQEQHADLTSMIDSTLKRSAGTSNQTTASDARNGPELDTSPIQAVAFRQMHVGACPPGSGMRTGLRQNVGKFCSHCADRHSRGQLLNDFGLSLEICAQPDVQSLHGFFLADRRPPPVRQLLPLFSASKADGFGDIVIPLPRSRPEKPDSTWQFTRRYDSLYWRGLVGDASSSNDKALRGSHKLRLLHLLKMPTAQDRVVMILPVSGKENLYKPEVVPAFDASNALRFSVEINDSSACSGGRCQLIKQAFGMKSDNEEPLEYRYVLLTDEDDGPPTQVLRTMGSGSVPMVSTIFRTWYTDRIEPWLHFVPIDLRYQALHTTLSYFGGIEKPVKIKGKATKFNGSVKDGEWISHQGQRWAAKALGMKDMEVYLFRVLLEWGRLIDDQRGEMGG, from the coding sequence ATGACTctcagtacttgcatccTCGCCTTGGGCACATCCATGTCCATGAATCAAAGCTTGTCTTCTACCTACCTGTGTTTCGACCCCATTGACAGCAGGCCGCGAACAGTTCTGCTCCAAATTTTGGCTGTTATTCTGGACTGTATTATTGTCAGCATACTTTGGAGGATTCTGACCTGGTCTAGGACGGCCAGACTTATGTTACGCACTCTGGGCAACACACTTCTCATGTCCTCTCTGCTCATTGCATCTATGTGGGTTGGCGGGGCCTTCCTGGGTAGCACACAGAGCTTTGGCGTCCCCTATGACGGCTCGCATTACCTTTTTGACGTCTTGGTGGACGCATCCTCATTCGCCATTTGGGTGATCTCTACGTCATTTTGGGTTTGCGAGACGTCACCGGGTACAGCAATCAGCGTGGTCACAATTCTCACGGGAACGTGGAGTGCCACCGTTAATGTGCTTGGTTTCGGTGACTGGTTGCATCAATCGCGGATGGACAGCTTGCTGCCATTATGGCTCGTCGCTCTTGGAGCCGTATTCTTCGCCTATTCTCACGAACTTCGTCACGTTATCTTCATCCAACGCGCCTTCTTGGGAATCCTGTTGGTGATACTTTTGGCGGTAACAGCAATCATCACTCTCAATAGAGGAGTCCAAGTATTTGAGCAGCGTCATCCGATAAGCGAGCTGATCTACGAGGCTCAGACAAAGCATGAGCGTTGGCTGGTCAAGGCAACGACAAGTAGTACGCTCTCTGCTGCGGTGTCAGTCTACGAGGAGCGACACTCGGGTCGGTCTCCCCCTCCCAATTTCGCCGAATGGTATCAGTTTGCGTCGTCTTCCACAATCATCATTGATGAATTCGGACAGGTTGACAAGGATCTCGCCCCGTTCTGGGCCTTCTCTCCGTCTGAGCTTCGAAGGCGGGCAGATATCATGGCTTCACTGCCGGGCATCGCCACTATCGCTGTGCACGACGGGCTAGTGGAAATACgtggcgatggtgacgagAGAGAAAACTCGGATCTGGTCGAGCTGGCAGAAATGATCCGAAAATTTTCAAGTCATCTTCCAGACATGGTTTTACCCATCAACCTCGGATCAAACCCGCGCATTCTTCCTTCCTGGCGAGAGTTTCGGCAAGAACAACATGCTGATTTGACGTCGATGATTGATTCTACGTTGAAGAGGTCAGCCGGTACCTCGAACCAGACAACTGCCTCAGACGCGCGCAACGGGCCAGAACTTGATACGAGCCCGATCCAGGCGGTAGCCTTTCGCCAGATGCACGTCGGTGCATGCCCTCCTGGTTCGGGGATGAGAACGGGTTTGCGACAGAACGTTGGGAAATTCTGCTCACACTGTGCGGACAGGCATTCGCGGGGCCAGCTGCTGAATGACTTTGGCCTGTCACTAGAAATCTGCGCCCAGCCAGACGTGCAGTCTCTGCATGGTTTTTTCCTGGCCGAccgccggccgcctcccGTCCGACAGCTACTGCCCCTGTTCAGCGCGTCCAAAGCCGACGGATTCGGCGATATAGTGATCCCATTGCCGAGATCTAGACCGGAGAAGCCTGATAGCACATGGCAGTTCACACGACGATATGATAGCCTCTACTGGAGGGGCTTGGTAGGAGATGCCAGTTCCTCTAACGACAAAGCACTCCGTGGGAGCCACAAACTCAGGCTGCTTCATCTCCTTAAAATGCCAACGGCGCAAGACCGTGTTGTCATGATACTGCCCGTGTCCGGGAAGGAGAACTTGTACAAGCCAGAAGTGGTCCCTGCCTTTGATGCCAGCAACGCGCTGCGGTTCTCCGTCGAGATCAATGactcctcggcctgctcgggAGGGCGCTGCCAACTCATCAAGCAAGCATTTGGCATGAAATCGGATAACGAGGAGCCCCTAGAATACCGCTACGTCTTATTGACggatgaggatgacggcCCTCCAACACAGGTATTGCGTACCATGGGGTCAGGAAGTGTCCCCATGGTGTCGACGATATTCCGTACGTGGTACACGGATCGCATCGAGCCATGGCTTCACTTTGTGCCCATTGACCTCCGCTACCAGGCCCTGCACACGACACTGTCCTACTTTGGCGGCATAGAGAAGCCGGTGAAGATCAAGGGCAAGGCCACAAAATTCAACGGTAGCGTGAAAGACGGCGAATGGATCAGCCATCAGGGCCAGAGGTGGGCGGCCAAAGCGCTGGGGATGAAGGACATGGAAGTCTATCTTTTCCGAGTGCTTCTTGAATGGGGTCGACTGATTGACGACCAACGAGGCGAAATGGGAGGCTGA